In uncultured Bacteroides sp., one genomic interval encodes:
- a CDS encoding peptidylprolyl isomerase: MATLQKIRSKGPLLVIVIGLALFAFIAGDAWKIFQPHQTKDVGEINGESLSAQDYQNLVEEYTEVVKFSSGMTSLTDEQTTQIKDEVWRSYVNNKLIENEAKKLGLTVSKVEIQAMIDEGSNPILQQTPFKNQKTGMFDKDMLKKFLVDYSKMDKAKMPAQYAEYYESMFKFWTFVEKNLAQSRLAEKYQNLIARSLISNPVEAKAAFEARVNTADYLVAAVPYASIQDASIKVSDSELKDLYNKKKEQFKQYVESRNIKYIDVQVLPSKTDKAAIEKEVTDYTTQLASVAGDYTNFIRTTESEVPFADLFYSKTAFPTDIAARVDSSAIGQIYGPYYNQTDNTFNSFKVLDKQSAADSIQFRQIQITAATPEKTKALADSVYNAIKSGGDFATIAKKYNGTPEAQWITSQAYEGGSLTADNVKLFSTLFNLGVNETANIALPQANIIMQVVDKKAVKDKYKVAVIKKTVNFSKETYNKVYNDFSQFVASNPTLEKINANAESKGYKLLERNDLYSAEHTIGGIKGTRDAMKWVFEASKGDVSQMYECGESDHLLVVAVTSIVEEGYRPLEVVKDQLKAEIIRDKKAEKIMADIKAKNLTSFDQCKTIANVVTDSVKHVSFAAPAYVSAVRSSEPVLSAYASIAQLNKLSGPVKGNAAVFVFQPFNKEKLKEVYNEKDEEQKVKNMAARTVSRFVNDLYIKANVKDNRYLFF, from the coding sequence ATGGCAACGTTACAAAAAATCAGATCTAAGGGACCACTTTTGGTTATAGTGATTGGTCTCGCTCTGTTTGCATTTATTGCAGGTGATGCCTGGAAGATATTTCAGCCTCATCAAACAAAAGATGTAGGCGAAATAAACGGGGAGTCTCTTTCAGCTCAGGATTACCAGAACTTAGTAGAAGAATACACCGAAGTCGTTAAGTTTTCAAGTGGTATGACATCTTTAACCGATGAGCAAACAACACAAATCAAAGACGAAGTCTGGAGATCTTATGTTAACAATAAACTTATTGAAAATGAAGCTAAGAAATTAGGCTTAACAGTTTCAAAAGTTGAGATCCAGGCAATGATTGATGAAGGTTCAAACCCAATACTTCAACAAACTCCATTCAAAAACCAGAAAACAGGTATGTTTGACAAAGATATGCTAAAGAAGTTTCTGGTAGACTACTCAAAGATGGATAAAGCTAAAATGCCGGCACAATATGCAGAATATTACGAATCAATGTTCAAATTCTGGACATTTGTTGAAAAGAATCTGGCTCAAAGTCGTTTAGCAGAAAAATATCAGAACTTAATTGCCCGTTCTTTAATTTCTAATCCTGTTGAAGCTAAAGCAGCATTCGAAGCAAGAGTTAATACAGCAGACTATTTAGTAGCAGCAGTTCCTTACGCTTCTATTCAAGACGCATCTATTAAAGTTTCAGATTCAGAACTTAAGGATCTTTATAACAAGAAAAAAGAGCAGTTCAAACAATATGTTGAATCTCGTAACATTAAATACATTGATGTTCAAGTTCTTCCAAGCAAAACTGATAAGGCTGCAATTGAAAAAGAAGTAACTGATTACACAACTCAGCTTGCAAGCGTAGCAGGAGATTATACAAACTTTATCCGCACTACAGAATCTGAAGTTCCTTTTGCTGATTTATTTTATTCAAAAACAGCATTCCCAACAGACATTGCAGCTCGCGTTGATTCTTCTGCAATAGGACAAATCTACGGACCATATTACAATCAGACAGATAACACATTCAATTCTTTTAAAGTGTTGGATAAACAATCTGCTGCCGATTCAATTCAGTTCCGTCAAATTCAGATTACTGCAGCAACTCCTGAAAAAACAAAAGCTTTGGCAGATAGTGTATACAATGCTATTAAGTCAGGTGGCGATTTTGCAACTATTGCAAAGAAATACAATGGTACCCCAGAAGCACAATGGATTACTTCACAAGCTTACGAAGGTGGTTCTTTAACAGCCGACAATGTTAAATTGTTCTCTACACTATTCAACTTAGGAGTTAACGAAACTGCTAATATTGCTCTTCCACAAGCAAACATTATTATGCAGGTTGTTGATAAGAAAGCTGTAAAAGACAAATATAAAGTTGCTGTAATCAAAAAGACTGTAAACTTCAGCAAAGAAACATATAACAAGGTTTACAATGACTTTAGTCAGTTTGTTGCTTCAAACCCAACTTTAGAAAAGATCAATGCTAATGCTGAATCTAAAGGATACAAATTATTGGAAAGAAATGACCTTTATAGTGCAGAGCATACAATTGGCGGCATTAAAGGTACTCGTGACGCAATGAAGTGGGTATTTGAAGCCAGCAAAGGTGATGTTTCTCAAATGTATGAATGCGGTGAAAGTGATCACTTGTTAGTTGTTGCTGTTACAAGCATTGTTGAAGAAGGTTATCGTCCTCTTGAAGTTGTTAAAGATCAGTTGAAAGCTGAAATTATCAGAGATAAGAAAGCTGAAAAGATTATGGCTGATATCAAAGCTAAGAACTTGACAAGCTTTGATCAATGCAAAACTATTGCTAACGTAGTTACTGACTCAGTTAAGCACGTTTCATTTGCTGCACCTGCATACGTTTCTGCAGTAAGAAGCAGCGAACCTGTATTAAGTGCTTACGCTTCAATTGCTCAACTTAACAAATTAAGTGGACCAGTAAAAGGTAATGCTGCAGTATTTGTATTCCAACCTTTCAATAAAGAAAAACTGAAAGAAGTATACAATGAAAAAGATGAAGAACAAAAAGTTAAGAATATGGCAGCAAGAACTGTCAGCAGATTTGTGAATGATCTTTATATCAAAGCAAATGTAAAAGACAATCGTTACTTGTTCTTCTAG
- a CDS encoding DUF6340 family protein, which translates to MTKFHYITPILLSLLVCSCVSISQISIDNLEPAKVSFHKDIKTIAIVNNTITDKATTVTEERGEYNHLISTKSTFQGNAKLTSEVFAENVAAANFFNEVIICDSALREKDLLPRESELSQNEVKKLTSDLGVDMLFSVENVTIKTDQRTYILDNIFRSTIDATVAPMIKVYLPSRVKPLFIIYPEDKIFWDGYGLSPDIAEKNLITKDSLIKEASAFAGELPTKVILPRWEKANRFYYTSGCLELRDGGALVREGSWDDALKLWQTAYEKKSKKIKMRTALNIALYYELQNKIEQAIEWAEKADKIIQEKENKKGKIVEEKQARLNSNDSQDYIIITRYLLTLKERMNAIQTLNLQMERFNGNF; encoded by the coding sequence ATGACAAAATTCCATTATATAACTCCTATTCTTCTTTCATTATTAGTTTGCTCATGTGTATCCATCAGTCAGATATCTATTGACAATCTTGAGCCTGCAAAAGTAAGTTTTCATAAGGATATAAAAACTATTGCAATTGTCAATAACACAATTACTGATAAGGCAACTACAGTAACTGAAGAAAGAGGAGAATATAACCATCTTATAAGTACAAAATCCACATTTCAAGGGAATGCTAAATTAACTTCCGAAGTTTTTGCAGAAAATGTAGCAGCGGCAAACTTTTTTAATGAAGTGATAATCTGTGATTCAGCCTTGAGAGAGAAAGATCTGTTGCCACGAGAATCTGAATTATCACAAAATGAAGTTAAGAAACTAACATCAGATCTTGGAGTAGACATGCTTTTTTCTGTAGAAAACGTTACGATAAAAACAGACCAGAGAACCTACATTCTTGATAATATATTCCGAAGCACTATTGATGCTACAGTTGCACCAATGATAAAGGTATATCTTCCATCTCGTGTGAAACCACTTTTTATTATTTATCCTGAGGATAAGATCTTTTGGGATGGATATGGCCTATCTCCAGATATAGCAGAAAAAAATCTGATAACCAAAGATTCACTGATAAAAGAAGCTTCTGCATTTGCCGGAGAGCTACCAACAAAAGTTATTTTACCAAGATGGGAGAAAGCTAATAGATTTTACTACACTTCCGGATGTCTTGAGTTAAGGGATGGTGGCGCGCTTGTTCGTGAAGGTTCATGGGACGATGCATTAAAATTATGGCAAACAGCATACGAAAAGAAAAGCAAAAAAATAAAGATGAGAACAGCCTTAAACATTGCTTTATATTACGAATTACAGAATAAAATTGAGCAAGCAATAGAATGGGCAGAAAAAGCTGATAAAATAATCCAGGAAAAAGAAAACAAAAAAGGAAAGATCGTTGAAGAAAAACAAGCCCGACTCAATAGTAACGATTCACAAGATTACATTATTATTACAAGGTATTTATTGACACTGAAAGAAAGAATGAATGCTATACAAACATTAAATCTGCAAATGGAACGTTTTAATGGCAATTTTTAA